Within Bacillus sp. E(2018), the genomic segment CCTTATCATAGACGTTTGTTAGAAGCAAAGTTGGCCCGATATCCCATTACCATTCTTTGTTCATTGAGTGAACTTATAGAGCGATACCCATCATTTAAGGGAATTATATTTGCAAATGAAGTTCTTGATGCGTTTCCATTACGGATTTTTCAGCAAAAAAACGATGAATGGTTTGAAAAAGGAGTCTCTCTTCAAAGAAACACTGAAGAACTTTGTTTTCTTTATAATAAAGTAGAGAATTCATCCTTACAAAAGAAGTTAGATGAAATCTTTATCTCTAGAGATAAAGATAATGACCTTGAAGTTTCCTTTTCTATGCTCTCTTGGCTCAAAAATCTCTACGAATGGGTAGAAATCGAGACATGCTTATTTTTTATCGATTACGGTTTGATAGGTGAAGAGTGGAACACTATACAATTGAAAGAAGGAAGTATTAGGGGCTATTTTCGACATCAATTACAAAACAATCCATTAGCATTTCCCGGGATGATGGATATAACGTATCACATAGATTGGGACCAAGTGATAAGTTTAGGAAATGATACGGATGTTACTACATTATTTGTAAAGAATCAAGGAGATTTCTTATTAGATGAAGGACTATTATCGCTTTTACAGGATACACAGAGTTGTGATCCATTCTCTATAGAACATAAAAGAAATCGGGCTATCCGTTCATTTCTACTTGATCATTCTCTAGCGAATGGATTTCAAGTCATACAACAAAAAAAACAGACCGTTTTATAACGGTCTGCTTTTTTGATGCTTTTGGAGAACGTATTAATGTCCTCCACCGGCGCCAGGAGTCATCATAAACGTTGACCAGTATGTAAAACCAACAAAGAAAACAGTTAAATAAGCACCAAAGATATAAATATACATACGCTCAGATAAGTTCAAATACCCTAAAGAAACGAACATAATCGTTTGTCCTAAGAACAATAATGCCATGTCTTGCATATCACCTAGATATGCCATGACTCCGATGATTCCAGTCCAAAAGCCTAAAACCTTATACATTCTTGACATATGTATCCCCTCCTTTTTTCGCCAATACTTGTATCCTTTAGTATTATATATGAGTTTCCACTCACTTGTAAATGCCAATTGTAAGCGGATAAATACACAATTAAAAGATAATTCATGAATATTAGCTGTTTTTTGGTTTATTATGCCTCTTTAAAAGGTAATGTAAACCAAAAGGAGTGAGTCTGATGAGTTCTATAACATTTTACACATACCCAAGCTGCACTTCGTGCCGTAAAGCGAAAATGTGGCTTAAGCAAAATAAAGTTTCGTTTGATGAAAGACACCTATTCAAAGAAACACCATCGGTGGAAGAACTTAGAGAGCTGCTGAAACTTACGAAGTATGGAACAGAAGATATTTTAGCTAAAAGAAGTCAGTCATTCAAATCATTAGATGTTGATATCTATGATCTTTCAACCAATGAACTATTAACGCTTTTGACTAAAAATCCAAAACTGTTAAAACGACCATTAGTTACAGATGGGAAACAGCTCATAGCGGGATATAGCCCTGGAGATATGAAGAAACTATGTGCAACAAAAGAAAAAGAACACATTTCTAGTCATGTGTCCTGAACATAGCACTCTTTACTTTTAAAGAGTGTTATTTTTTTTGGCTGGGCTAGCTGGATTTGAACCAACGCATGACGGAGTCAAAGTCCGTTGCCTTACCGCTTGGCTATAGCCCAATGCAACAATACTAGTATGAGCTCTGTCGAAATTTATATACATAACTTTTTTGAAAAGATGCAGGAATTGTCGTTTTATGAGAGAAATGATTATTCAATAAAATAAAAGGGAGATGATACTTCTTGCCGATTAAGTTGTTAGGCAACTCAATCCTTCATGAGGCATCTATTCAGAAAGCATCAGACATTCATTTTATACCAATAAAAAGAGGAGGTATTGTTCAGTTTCGTATAGATGATCGGCTGATTGAACACAGAACACTTTCTCAAGAAGAGTACATCAGAGTTCTCGCGCATTTTAAATATTCCGCCAGAATGGACATTGGCGAACATCGAAAGCCTCAGAGCGGTTCGATGGACGTGATGATCAATAATGTAAATGTCCATCTTCGTTTTTCATCCATACCATCCGCATTCAATGAATCGCTTGTCATACGATTGCTTCCTCAGCAAGAAACATTAACTCTTCATGAGCTGTCCCTTTTTCCTCACATGTTTCAAAAACTTTTATCCCTCATCAAACGTTCAAGTGGTCTATTATTGTTCTCTGGTCCGACTGGATCTGGTAAAACGACCATCTTATATTCCTTACTTCATCACCTTCAAAAAAACTATAAACGACAAGTAGTAACACTGGAAGATCCCGTAGAACGTAAAGTAGACTCATTTCTGCAGATGGAAATCAATGAAAAAGCAGGTCTGACTTACGGTGAAGGCTTCAAATCATTATTGCGCCATGATCCAGATGTAATCATGATCGGTGAGATCAGAGATGAATCAACAGCGAGGCTCGTTATTCGAGCATCATTGACTGGACACCTTGTGTTGTCTACGATGCATGCAGCAGATTGTATCGGTTGTATTGAACGTCTCCGGGAATTTGGTATTCAAGAAACGGAACTGCAACAAACGTTGATGGGAATCGTATCACAACGTCTGATCTCAATACCATGTCCTTTTTGCGGGGACGATTGTGTTGATTTTTGTTTCAAGTCTAGAACATATCGAAGAGCAGGAATCTACGAGATGCTTTGTAATCATGAATTGTTTTCCGTATTAAGTAAGGTGGGGCAAGAAAAGACTACCTACAAAAATCTCTCGTTTTACTTTAACCATGCCCTTGCAGCAGGGTATGTAACAAAAGAGAGCTATGAAAGATGGATGGGAGGAGAATCAAAAAGTGATAAAAAGGGGCTGGAAACAGGCTTCTAAAGGGACCTTTCTTTATAAACTCGGCTTTTTGTTAGGTCAAGGGTATACCATTAATAAAAGCATTGAGCTCGTCAGGTCACAGCTTCCACAAAAACGGAGAGAAGTGGCTGATAACATGCTAGAGATCCTTGCTTCTGGTCATCCTGTAATCGAGATCTTTTCACCATTACAATTGCCAAAAGAGATCGTAAGTTCATTATCCATAAACAGTGCGAATGGTAACTTGACAAAAAGTCTCATGGAGAATGGAACTTTTCTGAAAAGGAAAGCTGATTGGCGTACCCGTTTGAATAAAGCTATAAGATATCCTCTCTTCTTGCTATTCCTCACAGTATGGATCGCGATCGTATTCTATCAATTCCTATTTCCTCAGTTTTCTATCCTATTCTCATCATTGGATGTTAAAACCCCGTTATTTACGAAATGGATGCTTATGTTTTTAGGAAGCATGCCACTTATCGGAGGGTGTTTCCTTACTCTAGGCATCGTATCCTGGTTGGTTATTATCATTATGAGAAAAAAGGCAAAGCCTTCCACTCAGATGGATCTATTCATGAGAATCCCCATTTTCAAACAATTTCTTTTGTTAATGAACACACATTTTTTTAGTGTGAACTTTGGCTCGATGCTGCAAAGTGGTTTATCTGTATCTGATGCCCTTCTTGTAATGGAGCAACATTTAAACAAAGGTTTTTTTAAAGAGGAGAGTCAAAGGCTTCAGAAAGGTCTTTTAAATGGATCCGAACTAACCGACCTTTTACTTGAAAAGTCCTATTTTAAGAGTGAACTAGCTGAAATTGTCCGATTTGGATTAGCTCATGGAGAACTCGGCAGAGAGTTAATCTCTTATGGAGAGTGGATCTTTAAAGAGTTAGAAGAAAAGGTTTATTCGTCCTTGCAAAAGATTCAACCTATCTTGTTCGCTGGGATAGGAGTGTTTGTTTTATTAATGTTTGCGTCTATGTTATTGCCTATGTTTACACTCATGGAAGCATTATGAGGAGGAAGAATATGAATAATGAAAAAGGATTTACATTAATTGAAATGATGATCGTGCTTTTGATTATTTCGGTATTGATGCTTATCGCTCTACCGAGTATGACGAAGAACAACAGTCTCGTAAAATCTTTAGGGTGTGAGGCGACCATCGATCTTGTGCAAGGACAAGTCGGAGCGTATGAGGCAGAGAAAAATACATTGCCTACGATAGAAGAACTGAAAGATGGCGGATATATTGATACCGTAACATGTCCAGACAAAAAGCCTTTGCTGATCGATAGTAAAGGAGTCGTTTCAGTGAGCGATGAAGAGTGAACGAAGAGTTAGAAAAAATAAAGAAGAGACAATCAGGCTTCAGTCTGATGGAGATGATGATCGTACTTTTAATCATCGGCACGATCAGTGCGGTTGTATTCCCTTCTTATGATCGTTTTAGAAAGAATCGGGAGACTGAATATTTTATTCGGACGTTTCAAAAAGACATCGTCCACATGTAGCAAAAAGCAGTGAATGAGAGTCGGATCTATAACTTATCGATCGATAATGAAAAGCATAAATACGAAGTGAGAGGGAATGGCGGTTTAGAACCTGTAAAAAAGGATTTTCCAAAGCATATCTGGTTTGAAAGCTATTCGATGTTATTATCTGTGCAATTTAATCAGAATGGAAACATCAGTCGTGCGGGGACACTTTATATCCACTCTGCTAATGCTTCTTATAAGATGGTTTTTCAATTAGGTAAAGGTAAATTCTATGTTACAAAACAATAAGGGTTATCTACTGATCGAGGCTATGTTTAGTGTTTTGGTGATTTCAGTAGTATTTTCAATATGTTTACCTTTCATCTATATCTCATATCAAGAACAAAGAACATCCGAACAAATTCTATATGCGATGACAGAAGCGGATCATAGTGCGGGAATGAGGGCTATTTCAAAGCATATGCCTGATGAGCGTATTTGGGTTGAAGGCGGCATAGAGTATCGGCTATTAACACAAAAAGGGGGGACAGATGAGTACGAGACTTGTATATCGTTCAAAGGTTCAAACCAAAAAGAGTATACAACGTGTGCGAGTTCATTCTGACATCTCTACAAACAAGAACGGCTTTACGCTCGTAGAATCGTTGATCGCACTAGGTGTATTAATTGTAACGGCTTTTATGATCACAATACTGTTAACGCACTTACAAAAACAACCACAATCTCTTCAATCTGAAGAAACTGCATTGTTTTTTTCTATGATCGGAAAAGAAATAAGAGAAGCAGGGGCTGTAGAAATACGAAACAACGCGTTGTTCATCACATTGTCTACCGGTGAAGTGGTCAGTTTCACACGCTATCATTCTCTTATACGAAAACAAGTTAATGGATTAGGTCACGAAGTTTGGGTTCAAAATATTCAAGAGATGAAAGTGGAAGAAACAGAAGAGCATTATGTTTACGTCACTTTAACGGATAAAGAAGGGAAACAGGCTCATCGTGGTTTTAGGAAAATTGGATATGAATGAGAGAGGAATAATATATCCATTAGTTCTTACGCTTTGCTTTATCCTATTAATATTCTTTAGTTACCTAACAGAAAAAGTTGCGTCAGAACGACAGTTTGTTTATATGCAGGAAGAACAACTTAGCCAAGTCCGTCTGATTCAGCAAGGTGTGGATCGTGCGCTTGTTTGGGTAGAAGATCTTGCGGTGTATCCGTCAGAACGCAGACTGAACGTTAACGAGGGACTGTTAAAGGTGGTATTCACGAAAATATCAGCTGATGAAGTGATGTTTACGATTGAAGCTATTACAACTCAACAGTCTACAAAAAAGGTAAAAGTGTATTATAATGTAACCCAGAAAAGCGTTACAAAATGGGTGGAGGGTTAAAAAATGAACACCATATATTTAATCGGTTTCATGGGTTGTGGAAAAACATCTGTAGGAAAGCAACTTTCAAAACGTTTAGAGGTTCCTCCATATGATGTTGATTCAACAGTGGAAAAAGATCGAGGACAAACGATAAAAGAAATATTTAAGAACGAAGGGGAAGAGGCGTTTCGTAATTACGAGTCTCTTGCCATTCGTCAGCTGCCCGTACAACATGCTGTTGTTATGACGGGAGGCGGTGCGGTCGTAAGAGAAGAAAACTTAACGTACATGAAGAACAATGGTATTGTCATCTATCTAAAGACGAGTTTTCCTGTGCTTTGGAGTAGGCTGATGACTGAGGAAGAGAGAAACAAGAGACCTATTTTATTAACTTCTTCAAAAGAAGAGGTGCAGAAACTCTTTAACGAGAGAAGTTCACATTATGAAAAAAGTGATATCGAGATCGTCACAGATCAATTAACAACAGAAGAAGTATGCGAACAAATTTTAGACAAGCTAAGCCGTTTAAACACACGATAATTGGCCAAAACTATACAGTGATTGATGTTAAAGGGAGTTTTGCCAATGGCCGCAGGATCAGATGTTATCAAATTTCTTACACAAAGAGTCGTCAAATATTTGGATGAGCCAAAATCAGTAAGAAAGGAAAGGCGTATCTCGAAAAAGAATGAGCGGGAGCCTTTATTAACTTATTTATTTGGAGTTGTTCCGATGGGACTCGGTCTAGTGTTTCGAAGAAAGAGAAAAAAATAAGGCTGGAAAAAGGAAGAGCCGGGATGCAGTTCCCGGCTCTTGTATTTTATGCAAGATAGAAAAGTCCGCCATTTATGATCTCCACAATAATTTGTGGCTCATATTGCGTGCGAAGTGCTTCTTTCTCAATGTGATAGGCTTCAGGTTTCGTTAAAGAATCTTCATAAAAACTCTCTAATAGTTCTAGGTCTTCATTCCATCGTTTTTTGGCATCTTCGGCCCACGTGTGATCATCTTTATCAATGACTTCCTGAATTTTATTTTCCAATCTTTTTATCGCACTCTGAGGCTTAATAAATGGAGAGAGCGTATAACAAAAATCAGGTATTCTCTTAGTCAACAGCATCTTTTGAAGACGTTGGTGAAATTGATCTTCAATGGTACCGTTGATCAGTTGTATGCCATATGAGAGTACTTGATCTTTCTTCTGATCACATTGATACGTAACTTTAACGTTTAAGCATAGCCATGGTTGCAGGGGAACCTGTGCTCCTTGTTGAGGAACAGATTCATACAGCCGAATGAATGAAGCGAGCTTCTTCGTAGAACCAAAAATCTGATGAAGTCTCGGCGAACCAAAGTGAATAAATTCACCTTTTCCATCAGGAGCTTGCTGTTGACCTGTTACTAAAGTCAACGTCATCGGATTCGGAATACCTCCGGTTTTTTCGAGATAGTGCCAGTAGAACGGACGATTCATTAAAACTTTATCAAGTTCTGTTGTCAATTGAACTTTCATATAACTAAAGTTTTTCTCTTGAATTCTGCATTCGTTCGCATCAAAGTATCGCTCAAGAAAGCGATGTATCTCGTGCTGCTGCATGCTCTTCCCATCCTTTCTGTTTGATTCCGCCATCAAGGTTGATCAAGGAAGCAAGATTATCCATCTTAACGCGAATCTCACCTTCACTCTCAGACGTATTCATGATGTCTGCGATATGGCGTTCGATGTTCTTGATCTCAAATTTCGTTAAGATTTCATCAAGTTCCCCAATGACACTCTCAAATAGATTGATCTTGTTATACAGCAAGTTTAAGATGTGTTCTTCAATCGTATTCTGAGTGGCAAAGTTATAGATATGAACATCCCCTTGCTGTCCGATACGGTGAATACGTCCGATCCGCTGCTCGATCCTCATCGGGTTCCATGGTAGGTCGTAGTTAATGATATGTTGGCAGAATTGGAGGTTTATTCCTTCACCACCAGCTTCCGTTGCGATCAATACTTGTGCTCGCGTTCTGAAGAGGTGAGTCATCCAATCCTTTTTACTGCGTTTGAATCCGCCTCTAAACGGTACAGAAGAGATGCCATGCTGCTGTAAAAACCATTGTAAATACAATTGAGTCGCACGATATTCTGTAAAAATGATGACCTTAGAATTGATCGATTGAATCAGTTCTAACGCTTTTAGAGCTTTAGAGTTTTGATCCACGAGTTCAATTTTTTTCATTAACTCTAAGACTCTTTGTTCCATTAAAGAGTTGGAAACATCTTTTTGAAGCATATTTTTTAATGTTAGAAAAACGGCTTCACGCGAACTGCATGCTTCTCGCTGCAATGTCACGATCGAAAACTTACTTCGGTCAAAGTAAGAATCTTTTTTTAGTTGAGAGATTTCATCATATAGGTCTCGTTCGGTTTTTGATAATGTAATAGGAATGGTTTGAACAAGACGTTTTGGCCATTTCAGCCCAGTCTCTTCTCTTCGGTTACGTACCATCACCTTATTTACGAGCTGCTTCAGCTTTTCTTCATTTTTAAGTGAATATTTATCTTCTTTATAATCTTTGTCAAAGTTCTCTCGGTTTCCTAGATGGCCAGGCTTTAACAGAGATACAAGATTAAAAATCTCCTCAACTCTGTTTTGCACCGGAGTAGCTGTTAATAGTAAACAGAATTTCTTTTTTAATAACTGTACAAATTCATAGTTTTTCGTTTTCTTGTTCTTTAACTTGTGTGCTTCATCGATAATAACAAGATCATAGTCTTGATTAAGAACAATGTCTCGGTGTGGTGCGCGTTTAGCCGTATCAATAGAAGAAACGACTACATCGCATTGCTCCCATACATAGGCCTTTTTCTGAGCGATTGCTGGAATAAAGAACTTTTGATTCAACTCGTTCGTCCATTGAATAACGAGTGAAGCTGGAACGAGGATCAAAATTTTCTTAGCGAGCCGTCGTATCATATACTCTTTTAGAATCAATCCTGCTTCTATCGTTTTTCCTAGCCCTACTTCATCAGCCAAGATTGCTTTTCCGTTCATCTGTTCAATAACGGTAGTCGCAACGTCCAGCTGATGAGGCAAAAAAGTCATCTGTGGGAGGTGATCTGGAGCTTGAAGGCCAAGGAAATCAGGAATTGCTAAGTGGTGTTCGGCTTCAAGAGCTAAATTATATAATTCCCAATTGGCCCAAGGTCCATCTTCTTCCACACGCTTTAAAAAGTCATCATGCCATTCTCGCTGAAACTGAACGTCGATTTTCATAACGGATTTCCTTTCTTTAAAAAAGTTCGTTGCCATTCCTTTTGTAAAAATGATAGGATAATAATGTAGTAAACATAGTAATAGTATGTGCGACCTTGGACAATAACATACTCGCGAATGAAAGTAAGAGGAGAGACTGCGTAAGCGGCGCCGAAGGAGCAAACAATTGTGAAACTCTCAGGCAAAAAGACTCTTGCTAGACGCATCTCTGGAGAGTGCTTTTTTAATAGATGAAAGCCACCAACGAAGAAACTCAAAAGATTTTTTGAGAAACTTACAGGTTGCAGGACAGAGGATCCTATTTTTAAGGGGTCTTTCTGTCCTTTTTTTGTCCAGAAAAGTCCGAAAATTTTTAAGTATGAAAAAGGAGGAGTTCACATGGCTACATTGTTACGAACACCGTTATTTGAGACATATAAAGAACACGGTGGAAAAGTAATTGATTTTGGTGGTTGGGAGTTGCCTGTTCAGTTCTCAAGTATTAAAGAGGAACATGAAGCGGTTAGAACGAAAGCTGGTTTATTTGATGTCTCTCACATGGGAGAATTTGATGTTCGAGGACCTAATGCCCTGTCGTTTCTGCAATATACAATGACCAATGATGTTTCGAAACTTCAAAACGGCCAAGCACAATATACGGCTATGTGCTATGAAAACGGTGGTACAGTAGATGACCTTTTAATCTATAAAAGAGATGAAAACGATTACTTACTCGTTGTGAATGCCTCAAATATTGAAAAAGATTTCGAATGGCTTATGAGCAAGAAGCCTGAAGGTGTAGAACTTGTGAATGTGTCTCCTGAATATGCGCAGCTTGCCATTCAAGGACCAAAAGCAGAAGAGATTTTACAAAAGCTTACGGATACCAATCTTTCTGAGATCGGATTCTTCCGTTTTAAAGAAGATGTTTCACTAGCGGGAATATCTGCTCTTGTGTCTCGAACAGGCTACACAGGAGAAGATGGCTTTGAGATCTACTTAAAGACGGAACATGCTGAAAAATTGTGGAGATCCGTTCTTGAAGCCGGCGCTGAAGATGGACTGCTTCCTGCAGGACTTGGTGCGCGTGACACGTTGCGCTTTGAAGCGAAGCTTGCTCTATACGGTCAAGAACTTACAAAAGAAATTACTCCGATAGAAGCTGGTATCGGATTTGCAGTAAAAACAGATAAAGAAGCAAACTTTATTGGAAAAGAAATTTTAGCTGATCAAAAGAAGAACGGTGCACCACGTAAGCTAGTTGGAATTGAAATGATCGATAAAGGAATTCCACGATCACATTACGAGGTGTTTAAAGGTGATGTGAAGATCGGAGAAGTTACTACGGGAACACAATCCCCAACTTTGAAGAAAAATTTAGGACTTGCTCTTCTTGAAAAGGATTTCACTGAGCTTGGAACAGAGGTA encodes:
- a CDS encoding Spx/MgsR family RNA polymerase-binding regulatory protein, with translation MSSITFYTYPSCTSCRKAKMWLKQNKVSFDERHLFKETPSVEELRELLKLTKYGTEDILAKRSQSFKSLDVDIYDLSTNELLTLLTKNPKLLKRPLVTDGKQLIAGYSPGDMKKLCATKEKEHISSHVS
- a CDS encoding type II secretion system protein, coding for MNEELEKIKKRQSGFSLMEMMIVLLIIGTISAVVFPSYDRFRKNRETEYFIRTFQKDIVHM
- the comGG gene encoding competence type IV pilus minor pilin ComGG → MNERGIIYPLVLTLCFILLIFFSYLTEKVASERQFVYMQEEQLSQVRLIQQGVDRALVWVEDLAVYPSERRLNVNEGLLKVVFTKISADEVMFTIEAITTQQSTKKVKVYYNVTQKSVTKWVEG
- a CDS encoding SAM-dependent methyltransferase, whose amino-acid sequence is MLLTSLLKKKMKEDEWLTMEEFMEHALYHPIEGYYMKENTKIGKNGDFYTSSLVSDVFAKVWADLFISTIADQNLQPIVVEFGGGSGHFAQQVLESWSLRSVEHISYVIVEPSPYHRRLLEAKLARYPITILCSLSELIERYPSFKGIIFANEVLDAFPLRIFQQKNDEWFEKGVSLQRNTEELCFLYNKVENSSLQKKLDEIFISRDKDNDLEVSFSMLSWLKNLYEWVEIETCLFFIDYGLIGEEWNTIQLKEGSIRGYFRHQLQNNPLAFPGMMDITYHIDWDQVISLGNDTDVTTLFVKNQGDFLLDEGLLSLLQDTQSCDPFSIEHKRNRAIRSFLLDHSLANGFQVIQQKKQTVL
- a CDS encoding YqzE family protein, encoding MAAGSDVIKFLTQRVVKYLDEPKSVRKERRISKKNEREPLLTYLFGVVPMGLGLVFRRKRKK
- the comGA gene encoding competence type IV pilus ATPase ComGA; this translates as MPIKLLGNSILHEASIQKASDIHFIPIKRGGIVQFRIDDRLIEHRTLSQEEYIRVLAHFKYSARMDIGEHRKPQSGSMDVMINNVNVHLRFSSIPSAFNESLVIRLLPQQETLTLHELSLFPHMFQKLLSLIKRSSGLLLFSGPTGSGKTTILYSLLHHLQKNYKRQVVTLEDPVERKVDSFLQMEINEKAGLTYGEGFKSLLRHDPDVIMIGEIRDESTARLVIRASLTGHLVLSTMHAADCIGCIERLREFGIQETELQQTLMGIVSQRLISIPCPFCGDDCVDFCFKSRTYRRAGIYEMLCNHELFSVLSKVGQEKTTYKNLSFYFNHALAAGYVTKESYERWMGGESKSDKKGLETGF
- the comGF gene encoding competence type IV pilus minor pilin ComGF; the encoded protein is MSTRLVYRSKVQTKKSIQRVRVHSDISTNKNGFTLVESLIALGVLIVTAFMITILLTHLQKQPQSLQSEETALFFSMIGKEIREAGAVEIRNNALFITLSTGEVVSFTRYHSLIRKQVNGLGHEVWVQNIQEMKVEETEEHYVYVTLTDKEGKQAHRGFRKIGYE
- the comGB gene encoding competence type IV pilus assembly protein ComGB → MIKRGWKQASKGTFLYKLGFLLGQGYTINKSIELVRSQLPQKRREVADNMLEILASGHPVIEIFSPLQLPKEIVSSLSINSANGNLTKSLMENGTFLKRKADWRTRLNKAIRYPLFLLFLTVWIAIVFYQFLFPQFSILFSSLDVKTPLFTKWMLMFLGSMPLIGGCFLTLGIVSWLVIIIMRKKAKPSTQMDLFMRIPIFKQFLLLMNTHFFSVNFGSMLQSGLSVSDALLVMEQHLNKGFFKEESQRLQKGLLNGSELTDLLLEKSYFKSELAEIVRFGLAHGELGRELISYGEWIFKELEEKVYSSLQKIQPILFAGIGVFVLLMFASMLLPMFTLMEAL
- a CDS encoding shikimate kinase — protein: MNTIYLIGFMGCGKTSVGKQLSKRLEVPPYDVDSTVEKDRGQTIKEIFKNEGEEAFRNYESLAIRQLPVQHAVVMTGGGAVVREENLTYMKNNGIVIYLKTSFPVLWSRLMTEEERNKRPILLTSSKEEVQKLFNERSSHYEKSDIEIVTDQLTTEEVCEQILDKLSRLNTR
- a CDS encoding YqhG family protein — its product is MQQHEIHRFLERYFDANECRIQEKNFSYMKVQLTTELDKVLMNRPFYWHYLEKTGGIPNPMTLTLVTGQQQAPDGKGEFIHFGSPRLHQIFGSTKKLASFIRLYESVPQQGAQVPLQPWLCLNVKVTYQCDQKKDQVLSYGIQLINGTIEDQFHQRLQKMLLTKRIPDFCYTLSPFIKPQSAIKRLENKIQEVIDKDDHTWAEDAKKRWNEDLELLESFYEDSLTKPEAYHIEKEALRTQYEPQIIVEIINGGLFYLA
- the gcvT gene encoding glycine cleavage system aminomethyltransferase GcvT; translation: MATLLRTPLFETYKEHGGKVIDFGGWELPVQFSSIKEEHEAVRTKAGLFDVSHMGEFDVRGPNALSFLQYTMTNDVSKLQNGQAQYTAMCYENGGTVDDLLIYKRDENDYLLVVNASNIEKDFEWLMSKKPEGVELVNVSPEYAQLAIQGPKAEEILQKLTDTNLSEIGFFRFKEDVSLAGISALVSRTGYTGEDGFEIYLKTEHAEKLWRSVLEAGAEDGLLPAGLGARDTLRFEAKLALYGQELTKEITPIEAGIGFAVKTDKEANFIGKEILADQKKNGAPRKLVGIEMIDKGIPRSHYEVFKGDVKIGEVTTGTQSPTLKKNLGLALLEKDFTELGTEVEVQIRQKRLKAKVVASPFYKRGK
- a CDS encoding DUF2626 domain-containing protein, with amino-acid sequence MSRMYKVLGFWTGIIGVMAYLGDMQDMALLFLGQTIMFVSLGYLNLSERMYIYIFGAYLTVFFVGFTYWSTFMMTPGAGGGH
- a CDS encoding SNF2-related protein, which encodes MKIDVQFQREWHDDFLKRVEEDGPWANWELYNLALEAEHHLAIPDFLGLQAPDHLPQMTFLPHQLDVATTVIEQMNGKAILADEVGLGKTIEAGLILKEYMIRRLAKKILILVPASLVIQWTNELNQKFFIPAIAQKKAYVWEQCDVVVSSIDTAKRAPHRDIVLNQDYDLVIIDEAHKLKNKKTKNYEFVQLLKKKFCLLLTATPVQNRVEEIFNLVSLLKPGHLGNRENFDKDYKEDKYSLKNEEKLKQLVNKVMVRNRREETGLKWPKRLVQTIPITLSKTERDLYDEISQLKKDSYFDRSKFSIVTLQREACSSREAVFLTLKNMLQKDVSNSLMEQRVLELMKKIELVDQNSKALKALELIQSINSKVIIFTEYRATQLYLQWFLQQHGISSVPFRGGFKRSKKDWMTHLFRTRAQVLIATEAGGEGINLQFCQHIINYDLPWNPMRIEQRIGRIHRIGQQGDVHIYNFATQNTIEEHILNLLYNKINLFESVIGELDEILTKFEIKNIERHIADIMNTSESEGEIRVKMDNLASLINLDGGIKQKGWEEHAAARDTSLS
- the comGC gene encoding competence type IV pilus major pilin ComGC; translated protein: MNNEKGFTLIEMMIVLLIISVLMLIALPSMTKNNSLVKSLGCEATIDLVQGQVGAYEAEKNTLPTIEELKDGGYIDTVTCPDKKPLLIDSKGVVSVSDEE